Proteins found in one Megalobrama amblycephala isolate DHTTF-2021 linkage group LG5, ASM1881202v1, whole genome shotgun sequence genomic segment:
- the rsad2 gene encoding radical S-adenosyl methionine domain-containing protein 2, with product MSIHTFTMVASNQVGLARMLMQLCFKNVQSFVSALLRWILMRVSGVLVQPATLGRMSRPKTRTKEQKEGPSAQLTTPSSVNYHFTRQCNYKCGFCFHTAKTSFVLPIEEAKRGLRLLKDAGMEKVNFSGGEPFIHERGNFLGELVRYCKQELQLPSVSIVSNGSLIKESWFQKYGDYLDILAVSCDSFNEDTNKVIGRGQGKKSHLDSLHKIHNWCRDYRVAFKINSVINTYNVDEDMTEQITALNPVRWKVFQCLIIEGENAGENCLREAEKFVISDQQFQDFLDRHQSVECLVPESNQKMRDSYLILDEYMRFLDCREGRKDPSKSILDVGVEEAIKFSGFDEKMFLKRGGKYVWSKEDMKLEW from the exons ATGTCTATACACACATTCACCATGGTGGCATCAAACCAAGTTGGTCTTGCAAGAATGTTAATGCAGTTGTGTTTCAAGAACGTCCAAAGCTTCGTTTCAGCCCTGTTGAGATGGATTTTGATGAGGGTATCAGGCGTACTGGTGCAACCAGCAACTCTTGGACGGATGAGTCGTCCGAAGACTCGCACCAAAGAGCAGAAGGAGGGACCCAGCGCGCAGCTGACCACTCCAAGCAGTGTAAACTACCATTTTACCCGGCAGTGCAATTATAAATGTGGATTTTGCTTCCACACTGCGAAGACCTCATTCGTCTTGCCTATTGAAGAGGCAAAGCGAGGCTTACGACTTCTGAAAGACGCAG GAATGGAAAAAGTCAACTTTTCGGGTGGAGAGCCCTTTATTCACGAGAGAGGCAATTTTCTGGGAGAGTTGGTGCGGTACTGCAAACAGGAGCTGCAGCTGCCGAGCGTCAGTATCGTTAGTAATGGCAGTCTGATCAAAGAATCCTGGTTTCAGAAATACG GTGACTACTTGGACATTCTTGCAGTATCTTGTGACAGTTTTAACGAAGACACCAATAAAGTCATAGGTCGAGGTCAGGGCAAGAAGAGCCATTTGGACAGTCTACATAAAATTCACAACTGGTGCCGAGACTATAGGGTGGCTTTCAAAATCAACTCGGTTATCAACACCTACAATGTGGATGAAGATATGACCGAGCAGATCACTGCTCTGAACCCAGTGCGCTGGAAG GTCTTCCAGTGTCTGATAATTGAAGGTGAAAATGCAGGGGAGAACTGCCTCCGTGAGGCAGAGAAATTTGTCATTAGTGATCAGCAATTCCAAGACTTCCTGGACCGCCACCAGAGCGTCGAGTGTCTGGTTCCAGAGTCTAATCAAAAG ATGAGAGACTCTTACCTGATTCTTGATGAATAT ATGCGCTTCTTGGATTGCCGAGAGGGGAGGAAAGATCCGTCAAAGTCCATTCTGGATGTCGGTGTGGAAGAGGCTATCAAGTTCAGTGGTTTTGATGAGAAAATGTTCCTCAAGAGAGGGGGGAAATATGTGTGGAGCAAGGAGGATATGAAACTGGAGTGGTGA
- the cmpk2 gene encoding UMP-CMP kinase 2, mitochondrial encodes MLRRAMFRCGQLCSVEFDLRAEPLYFTLSSSPQVLHHAHQQLFGDCGKLFSLHVQCENRIEKAQTHAEIKNKLSSTLSRDCDVFEASSFIPDVANSVVKGFFIRDKSTTTLSEDLLNTLRQSERVCVFSYKREGQYCWQELWSPVNQVEGSERQYITPAAAAEHHPSTLNIRNSDVFYSMDEAYKVLQECTDIIPESKEVLKLIDEQLETSRGDGFPVIVIEGLDATGKTTLTEALRESLNATLLKSPPQCLAPFRQRFDSEPPLIRRAFYALGNYITAAHIGKESLRAPVIVDRYWHSTAAYAIATAVGGRVENLPRPGSELYQWPEDLLQPNLVLLLTVNPEERLRRLRDRGQDKTIEEAELEINQFFRLKVEEAYKRIQNPACIIVDASPSPQEVLQQVQHLIRNKCHL; translated from the exons ATGCTAAGGAGAGCAATGTTTCGTTGTGGACAGCTGTGTTCGGTGGAGTTTGACTTGCGCGCTGAACCTCTTTATTTCACACTGAGTTCAAGCCCACAAGTTCTTCATCATGCTCATCAACAGCTCTTTGGAGACTGTGGGAAACTCTTCTCGCTACATGTCCAATGTGAGAACAGAATTGAGAAAGCGCAAACGCACGCCGAAATAAAAAACAAGCTGTCTTCAACACTCTCGCGAGATTGCGATGTATTTGAAGCGTCTTCTTTTATTCCGGACGTCGCAAATAGCGTCGTTAAAGGTTTTTTTATACGAGACAAATCCACTACAACACTTTCAGAGGACTTATTAAACACATTGCGGCAGAGTGAAAGAGTATGTGTGTTCTCATACAAGCGCGAGGGTCAGTACTGCTGGCAGGAGCTGTGGTCACCTGTCAATCAAGTGGAGGGGTCAGAGAGACAGTACATCACacctgcagcagcagcagagcaTCATCCATCCACACTGAACATCAGGAACTCCGATGTCTTCTACAGTATGGATGAAGCCTATAAGGTTCTTCAGGAG TGCACTGACATTATCCCTGAGTCAAAGGAAGTGCTGAAGCTCATAGACGAACAGTTGGAGACAAGCAGGGGTGATGGATTTCCTGTCATTGTGATCGAGGGACTGGACGCTACAG GTAAAACTACTCTCACAGAAGCCCTGCGGGAGTCTCTGAATGCCACTCTGCTGAAATCTCCTCCCCAGTGCCTGGCTCCTTTCAGACAGCGCTTTGACTCAGAACCACCCCTCATCCGCAGGGCCTTTTACGCTCTGGGGAACTACATCACTGCAGCCCACATTGGAAAAGAATCCTTAAGGGCTCCTGTCATAGTGGACAG GTATTGGCACAGCACAGCAGCATATGCCATTGCCACAGCGGTCGGTGGGAGGGTTGAAAACCTCCCTAGGCCGGGCTCAGAGCTCTACCAGTGGCCAGAAGACCTGCTCCAACCAAACCTGGTGCTGCTTCTTACTGTCAATCCAGAAGAAAGACTGAGAAGACTCAGGGACAGGGGACAGGACAAGACCATTGAGGAGGCTGAGCTAGAGATCAATCAGTTCTTCCGACTTAA AGTGGAGGAAGCTTACAAGAGAATCCAGAATCCCGCCTGCATCATCGTGGATGCAAGCCCCTCTCCACAAGAAGTGCTGCAACAAGTGCAGCATTTAATTAGGAACAAATGTCACTTGTAA